From one Streptomyces sp. SCSIO 30461 genomic stretch:
- a CDS encoding CoA-transferase, which yields MTGPTTLAPATRADFCVVACADAWRGDGEVLASPMGLIPGIGARLARHTFSPDLLLTDGEAMLVGLDGTVEGWLPYRRHLTMVTGGRRHVMMGASQIDRYGNQNISCIGDWSRPARQLLGVRGAPVNTLNNPVSYWVSRHSRRVFVEKVDMVSGVGYDNAAAAGDSATRFHRIPRVVSDLGVFDFDTPDHSMRLVSVHPGVTVEQVQEATGFPLATADDVPHTREPTAAELRLIREVIDPAGAREREVRG from the coding sequence ATGACCGGTCCGACAACCCTTGCACCGGCCACCAGGGCGGACTTCTGCGTGGTCGCCTGCGCCGACGCCTGGCGCGGCGACGGCGAGGTGCTGGCCAGTCCGATGGGCCTGATCCCCGGAATCGGCGCCCGCCTCGCCCGCCACACCTTCTCCCCCGATCTGCTGCTGACCGATGGCGAGGCCATGCTCGTCGGCCTCGACGGCACGGTCGAGGGCTGGCTGCCCTACCGCCGCCATCTGACCATGGTCACCGGCGGCAGACGCCATGTGATGATGGGCGCCAGCCAGATCGACCGGTACGGCAATCAGAACATCTCCTGCATCGGCGACTGGTCGCGCCCGGCCAGGCAGCTGCTGGGAGTACGCGGCGCCCCTGTGAACACCCTCAACAATCCAGTGAGTTACTGGGTCTCCCGGCATTCGCGGCGGGTCTTCGTCGAGAAAGTCGACATGGTCAGCGGCGTCGGCTACGACAACGCCGCCGCGGCAGGCGACTCGGCGACCCGGTTCCACCGCATCCCCCGTGTCGTGTCCGATCTCGGCGTCTTCGACTTCGACACCCCGGACCACTCGATGCGGCTGGTGTCCGTGCACCCCGGAGTGACCGTGGAACAAGTCCAGGAGGCCACCGGCTTCCCGCTCGCCACCGCCGACGACGTGCCGCACACCCGTGAACCGACCGCGGCGGAACTGCGGCTGATCCGCGAGGTCATCGACCCGGCCGGCGCCCGTGAGCGCGAGGTTCGCGGCTGA
- a CDS encoding TetR/AcrR family transcriptional regulator: MPTAKKKTQVTASPARRRELLDTAAEVFAAQGYNATTVRRIADEAGMLAGSLYYHFDSKESMLDEILSTFLDELWAGYDAVLGAGLGPRETIEALVTESFREIDRHRAAVAIYQKESKHLSAQPRFRYLGDSQRKFEKAWLGTLERGVRTGVFRDDLDIRLTYRFVRDTVWVAASWYRPGGGHSPDEIARQYLSMVLDGVSVRP, translated from the coding sequence GTGCCTACCGCAAAGAAGAAGACCCAGGTGACCGCCTCTCCCGCCAGGCGCCGCGAACTGCTCGACACCGCCGCCGAGGTGTTCGCGGCCCAGGGATACAACGCCACCACCGTCCGCCGGATCGCCGACGAGGCCGGGATGCTCGCGGGCAGCCTGTACTACCACTTCGACTCGAAGGAGTCGATGCTGGACGAGATCCTCTCCACCTTCCTCGATGAGCTCTGGGCCGGATACGACGCCGTGCTCGGCGCCGGTCTCGGGCCCCGGGAGACCATCGAGGCCCTGGTCACCGAGTCCTTCCGGGAGATCGACCGGCACCGCGCCGCCGTCGCGATCTACCAGAAGGAGTCGAAGCACCTCTCCGCGCAGCCGCGTTTCCGCTATCTCGGAGACTCCCAGCGGAAGTTCGAGAAGGCATGGCTGGGGACCCTGGAGCGCGGGGTCAGGACCGGAGTGTTCCGCGACGACCTGGACATCAGGCTCACCTACCGGTTCGTCCGCGACACGGTGTGGGTCGCGGCGTCCTGGTATCGACCGGGCGGTGGGCACAGCCCGGACGAAATCGCCCGCCAGTACCTGTCGATGGTGCTGGACGGGGTTTCCGTACGCCCCTGA
- a CDS encoding CoA-transferase, whose protein sequence is MTDKTMTPDEVASRLSSGMTVGIGGWGSRRKPMALVRALLRSSITDLTVVSYGGPDVGLLAAAGRIRRLVAPFATLDSIPLEPHFRAAREGGTLRMTELDEAMFMWGLQAAVNRLPFLPVRAGLGSDVLRVNPELRTITSPYEDGEELVAVPALRLDVALVHMNRADRIGNGQYLGPDPYFDDLFCEAADEAYVSCEQLLDTAELAKDAAPQSLLVGRHSVTGVVETPHGAHFTSCVPDYGRDESFQKLYADTPWDGFAERFLSGPDEQAYQSAVRAWREEQ, encoded by the coding sequence GTGACTGACAAGACCATGACGCCGGACGAGGTGGCCTCCCGGCTGAGCAGCGGAATGACGGTCGGCATCGGCGGCTGGGGTTCCCGACGCAAGCCGATGGCCCTGGTCAGAGCACTGCTCCGGTCCTCGATCACCGATCTGACGGTCGTCTCGTACGGCGGACCCGATGTCGGCCTGCTGGCAGCCGCCGGCCGAATCCGCCGACTTGTCGCGCCCTTCGCGACGCTGGACTCGATCCCACTCGAACCGCACTTCAGGGCTGCCCGCGAGGGCGGCACCCTGCGGATGACGGAGCTGGACGAGGCCATGTTCATGTGGGGCCTGCAGGCGGCCGTGAACCGGCTGCCCTTCCTTCCGGTGCGCGCGGGCCTCGGCTCGGACGTGCTGCGGGTCAACCCCGAACTGCGGACCATCACCTCGCCGTACGAGGACGGCGAGGAACTCGTCGCGGTGCCCGCGCTGCGGCTGGATGTGGCGCTGGTGCACATGAACCGGGCCGATCGGATCGGCAACGGCCAGTACCTGGGCCCGGACCCGTACTTCGACGACCTCTTCTGCGAGGCAGCGGACGAAGCATACGTCTCCTGTGAACAGCTGCTGGACACAGCCGAGTTGGCCAAGGACGCCGCGCCGCAGTCCCTGTTGGTCGGCCGCCACAGCGTCACCGGTGTCGTGGAGACCCCACACGGCGCCCACTTCACCTCCTGCGTCCCCGACTACGGACGTGACGAGTCCTTCCAGAAGCTGTACGCCGACACCCCCTGGGACGGCTTCGCCGAGCGATTCCTGTCCGGCCCCGACGAACAGGCCTACCAGTCGGCGGTACGCGCCTGGCGCGAGGAGCAGTGA
- a CDS encoding cold-shock protein codes for MATGTVKWFNSEKGFGFIAQDGGGPDVFAHYSNIATSGFRELQEGQKVTFDLTQGQKGPQAENILPA; via the coding sequence ATGGCCACCGGCACCGTGAAGTGGTTCAACTCGGAAAAGGGCTTCGGTTTCATCGCGCAGGACGGCGGCGGCCCCGACGTCTTCGCCCACTACTCGAACATCGCCACCTCGGGCTTCCGTGAGCTCCAGGAGGGCCAGAAGGTCACCTTCGACCTCACCCAGGGCCAGAAGGGCCCGCAGGCGGAGAACATCCTCCCCGCCTGA
- a CDS encoding enoyl-CoA hydratase family protein, with the protein MGVSTASPEKGISVVTIDFPPVNAFPVQGWYDLADAVRAAGRDPEIRCVVLAAEGRGFNAGVDIKELQRDTGHEALIGANRGCHEAFAAVYECEVPVVAAVHGFCLGGGIGLVGNADAIVASDDAVFGLPELDRGALGAATHLARLVPQHLMRTLYYTSRTVSAAELMAHGSVWRVVPRGELPDAASELAREIARKDGRLLRLAKAAINGIDPVDVRRSYRFEQGFTFEAGLSGTAARVRDTFGKEEEGGRGRD; encoded by the coding sequence ATGGGTGTCTCCACCGCAAGCCCCGAGAAGGGCATATCCGTCGTCACGATCGATTTCCCGCCCGTCAACGCCTTCCCCGTGCAGGGCTGGTACGACCTCGCGGACGCCGTGCGGGCGGCGGGCCGCGACCCGGAGATCCGCTGCGTGGTGCTGGCCGCCGAGGGACGCGGCTTCAACGCGGGCGTGGACATCAAGGAGTTGCAGCGCGACACCGGGCACGAGGCCCTGATCGGCGCCAACCGCGGCTGCCACGAGGCGTTCGCGGCGGTCTACGAGTGCGAGGTGCCGGTGGTGGCCGCCGTCCACGGCTTCTGCCTCGGCGGCGGGATCGGGTTGGTGGGCAACGCCGACGCGATCGTCGCCTCCGATGACGCCGTCTTCGGGCTGCCGGAGCTGGACCGCGGCGCGCTCGGCGCCGCAACGCATCTCGCGCGGCTGGTGCCGCAGCATCTGATGCGGACGCTGTACTACACCTCGCGCACGGTGAGCGCAGCCGAGCTGATGGCGCACGGCTCGGTGTGGCGGGTCGTGCCCCGCGGGGAACTGCCGGACGCGGCCTCGGAGCTGGCACGCGAGATCGCCCGTAAGGACGGCAGGCTGCTCCGACTGGCCAAGGCCGCCATCAACGGCATCGACCCCGTGGATGTGCGCCGCAGCTATCGCTTCGAGCAGGGTTTCACCTTCGAGGCGGGCCTCAGTGGGACGGCCGCGCGGGTGCGGGACACGTTCGGGAAGGAAGAAGAAGGGGGACGGGGGCGTGACTGA
- a CDS encoding SDR family oxidoreductase, with protein MELDGRVTVVTGGTRGVGAGIARAFLAAGAEVVVCARRPPQSALEAAGRSAHFEPVDVRDATSARDLVDRVVRRYGRLDTLVNNAGGSPYRLLGDADPARHARVLELNLVGPLAVSLAAYEQLRLACGSVVMIGSVSGARPSPGTAAYGAAKAGLENLARSMAVEWAPRVRVNTLVLGMVRTEQAPLHYGDEAGVAAVGRTVPLGRLAEPDEVGDAAVFLASPRAAYVSGASLLVHGGGERPAFLDAATANKEV; from the coding sequence ATGGAGCTGGACGGGAGGGTCACCGTCGTCACCGGCGGCACCCGGGGTGTCGGGGCGGGCATCGCGCGCGCCTTCCTCGCCGCGGGTGCCGAAGTCGTCGTCTGCGCCCGCAGACCACCGCAGTCCGCCCTCGAAGCCGCCGGACGTTCGGCCCACTTCGAGCCCGTGGATGTGCGGGACGCCACCTCGGCGCGCGACTTGGTCGATCGGGTGGTGCGCAGATACGGGAGGCTGGACACCCTGGTCAACAACGCGGGCGGGTCGCCCTACCGGTTGCTGGGTGACGCGGACCCCGCACGGCACGCACGGGTGCTGGAGCTGAATCTGGTGGGTCCGCTGGCCGTGTCGCTCGCCGCCTATGAGCAACTGCGTCTGGCGTGCGGCTCGGTCGTGATGATCGGCAGCGTGAGCGGCGCCCGCCCTTCGCCCGGCACGGCCGCCTACGGTGCGGCCAAGGCGGGGCTGGAGAACCTCGCACGCTCGATGGCGGTGGAGTGGGCCCCGCGGGTCCGGGTGAACACCCTGGTGCTGGGGATGGTCCGCACCGAGCAGGCGCCACTGCACTACGGCGACGAGGCGGGAGTGGCGGCTGTGGGCCGCACGGTGCCGCTGGGGCGGCTGGCCGAGCCGGACGAGGTCGGCGATGCGGCGGTCTTCCTCGCCTCGCCGCGCGCGGCCTATGTGAGCGGGGCGTCGCTGCTGGTGCACGGAGGCGGGGAGCGTCCGGCGTTTCTGGACGCGGCAACGGCCAACAAGGAGGTTTGA
- a CDS encoding SDR family oxidoreductase, with translation MTDNKAQYVPGHALLAGRSAVITAAAGAGIGGATARRFLEEGARVLISDAHARRLKETEEALVGEFGAEAVSSLPCDVTDEAAVQALVGEAVRLHGGLDLVVNNAGLGGTAPLVDMADEQWTRVLDVTLTGTFRCTRAALRAFRDGGRGGVVVNNASVVGWRAQTGQAHYAAAKAGVMALTRCAALEAAAYGVRVNAVAPSLAMHPHLVKVTSSELLTELTGKEAFGRYAEPWEVANVIVFLASGYSSYMTGETVSVSSQRA, from the coding sequence GTGACGGACAACAAGGCTCAGTACGTTCCGGGGCACGCCCTGCTGGCCGGGCGCAGCGCCGTCATCACCGCCGCCGCCGGAGCCGGGATCGGCGGGGCCACCGCCCGCCGCTTCCTGGAGGAAGGCGCGCGGGTCCTGATCAGCGATGCCCACGCACGCAGACTTAAGGAGACCGAGGAGGCGCTCGTCGGGGAGTTCGGGGCGGAGGCGGTCTCCTCACTGCCCTGCGACGTCACCGACGAGGCCGCCGTGCAGGCCCTGGTCGGGGAGGCGGTGCGGCTGCACGGGGGCCTCGATCTCGTCGTCAACAACGCGGGCCTCGGCGGGACCGCACCGCTCGTGGACATGGCGGACGAGCAGTGGACGCGGGTCCTGGACGTGACGCTCACCGGCACCTTCCGCTGTACGCGCGCTGCCCTGCGCGCCTTCCGTGACGGGGGGCGGGGCGGGGTGGTGGTCAACAACGCCTCAGTCGTCGGCTGGCGCGCCCAGACCGGCCAGGCCCACTACGCCGCCGCCAAGGCCGGTGTCATGGCCCTGACCCGGTGCGCGGCGCTCGAAGCCGCCGCATACGGCGTCCGGGTCAACGCCGTCGCGCCGAGCCTCGCCATGCATCCGCACTTGGTGAAGGTCACCTCGTCCGAGTTGCTCACCGAGCTCACCGGGAAGGAGGCATTCGGCCGGTACGCCGAACCCTGGGAGGTCGCCAACGTGATCGTCTTCCTGGCCAGCGGCTACTCGTCGTACATGACCGGTGAGACGGTCTCGGTGAGCTCCCAGCGCGCATGA
- a CDS encoding SDR family oxidoreductase, translated as MSSATPGGTPGICAGRVVIVTGAGRGLGRAHARAFAAEGARVVVNDLGTGPDGSGASASPADEVVAEIRASGGEAVAHAADITTGEGARSLVATALDSFGRLDTLVNNAGFLRDRMLVNLDGEDWDAVLRVHLRGHFLPLKYAAAHWRTEAKAGREPQARIVNTSSGAGLLGSVGQGGYSAAKAGIVGLTLVAAEELAPYGVRVNAIAPAARTRMTERTFAVTMATPDDPAAFDAMAPENVSPLVVWLGSADSEGVTGRVFEAEAGRITVMEGWRPGPTADKGARWSPAEAGLAARKLLEAAEPPLPVYGARG; from the coding sequence ATGAGCAGCGCCACACCGGGTGGGACACCCGGCATCTGCGCGGGCAGGGTCGTCATCGTGACAGGCGCCGGACGGGGGCTGGGCCGTGCGCACGCGCGCGCCTTCGCCGCCGAGGGCGCGAGAGTCGTGGTGAACGACCTCGGCACCGGACCCGACGGGTCGGGCGCATCCGCCTCACCGGCCGATGAGGTCGTCGCGGAGATCAGGGCGAGCGGCGGGGAGGCGGTCGCCCATGCCGCCGACATCACCACGGGCGAGGGTGCCCGCTCGCTGGTGGCCACCGCGCTGGACTCGTTCGGCCGTCTGGACACCCTCGTGAACAACGCCGGTTTCCTTCGGGACCGCATGCTCGTCAACCTGGACGGCGAGGACTGGGACGCGGTGCTGCGAGTGCACTTGCGGGGCCACTTCCTGCCGTTGAAGTACGCGGCCGCCCACTGGCGTACCGAGGCGAAGGCGGGACGCGAACCCCAGGCCCGGATCGTCAACACCTCCAGCGGAGCCGGGTTGCTGGGATCGGTCGGACAGGGCGGCTACAGCGCGGCGAAGGCGGGCATCGTCGGGCTCACCCTCGTCGCCGCGGAGGAACTCGCACCGTATGGGGTCCGGGTCAACGCGATCGCCCCGGCCGCCCGGACCCGGATGACCGAGCGGACCTTCGCCGTGACGATGGCCACCCCGGACGACCCGGCCGCGTTCGACGCGATGGCACCGGAGAACGTCTCGCCGCTGGTCGTCTGGCTCGGCTCGGCGGACAGCGAGGGGGTGACGGGGCGGGTGTTCGAGGCCGAGGCGGGACGCATCACGGTCATGGAGGGCTGGCGGCCGGGTCCCACGGCCGACAAGGGCGCCCGCTGGAGCCCCGCGGAGGCGGGCCTGGCGGCCCGAAAGCTCCTGGAGGCCGCCGAACCGCCACTGCCGGTGTACGGGGCGCGGGGTTAG
- a CDS encoding DUF6234 family protein, giving the protein MSERSINRDPQQDEQKSSGFAAYALVILELAGLLLTYGAWARSGLSFGSVGRANPAGPCLGVVGVLLMVALALCAYGTWAHKRALVRGQLVMAGLLMLVLLGGAAVQDDGGRQPVSAGCHPYEHPEVADSCR; this is encoded by the coding sequence ATGAGTGAACGTTCCATTAACCGCGATCCGCAGCAGGACGAGCAGAAGTCATCCGGGTTCGCCGCGTACGCGCTGGTGATCCTGGAGCTGGCGGGTCTGCTGCTGACATACGGAGCCTGGGCGCGGTCGGGGCTGAGCTTCGGCTCGGTGGGGCGCGCGAATCCGGCGGGGCCCTGCCTCGGAGTGGTGGGTGTGCTGTTGATGGTTGCTCTCGCACTGTGCGCCTATGGCACCTGGGCGCACAAACGTGCCCTGGTACGTGGACAGTTGGTCATGGCCGGACTGCTGATGCTGGTGTTGCTCGGAGGTGCGGCCGTTCAGGACGACGGCGGCCGTCAGCCGGTTTCGGCGGGATGTCATCCGTATGAACATCCAGAGGTGGCTGATTCGTGTAGGTGA
- a CDS encoding nitronate monooxygenase has product METAFTRLVGVEHPVVQTGMGWVAGPRLVSATAHAGALGILASATMTAEQLRRAVREVKSRTDAPFGVNLRADAGDARERVRIVVDEGVRVASFALAPSRELITELKDAGVVVIPSVGARRHAEKVAAWGADAVVVQGGEGGGHTGDVATTVLLPQVVDAVDIPVIAAGGFHDGRGLVAALAYGAAGIAMGTRFLLTSDSTVPDAVKARYLAATVRDVTVTTAVDGLPHRMLRTDLVAALERYGRARTLLHAVRRAAGFRRLSGLSWAAMLRDGRAMRHGKDLTWGQVLLAANTPMLLRAAMVEGRTDLGVMASGQVAGVIEDLPSCAELVDRVMEEAAQVLGALGRTCGPPAPG; this is encoded by the coding sequence ATCGAGACGGCGTTCACCCGGCTGGTCGGGGTCGAGCACCCCGTCGTCCAGACCGGTATGGGCTGGGTCGCGGGCCCCCGCCTGGTGTCGGCGACGGCCCACGCCGGGGCGCTGGGCATCCTGGCGTCCGCGACCATGACCGCGGAGCAGCTCCGGCGGGCGGTACGCGAGGTCAAGTCCCGTACGGACGCGCCGTTCGGAGTCAATCTGCGCGCGGACGCGGGGGACGCCCGGGAGCGGGTGCGGATCGTCGTGGACGAGGGCGTACGTGTCGCCTCGTTCGCCCTCGCCCCGTCACGGGAACTCATCACCGAACTCAAGGACGCGGGCGTGGTGGTGATCCCGTCCGTCGGAGCCCGCCGCCACGCCGAGAAAGTCGCCGCCTGGGGCGCGGACGCGGTGGTCGTCCAAGGCGGTGAAGGCGGCGGCCACACCGGCGACGTCGCCACCACCGTGCTGCTCCCCCAGGTGGTGGACGCCGTCGACATCCCGGTGATCGCGGCGGGCGGCTTCCACGACGGGCGGGGCCTGGTGGCGGCGCTGGCGTACGGGGCTGCGGGCATCGCCATGGGGACGCGTTTCCTGCTCACATCCGACTCGACCGTCCCGGACGCCGTCAAGGCCCGCTATCTGGCGGCCACCGTCAGGGACGTCACCGTGACGACCGCCGTGGACGGGCTCCCGCACCGGATGCTCCGCACCGACCTCGTCGCCGCGCTTGAGCGGTACGGCCGCGCCCGCACCCTGCTGCATGCAGTCCGCCGAGCCGCCGGATTCCGCCGGCTCTCCGGGCTGTCCTGGGCCGCGATGTTGCGTGACGGACGCGCGATGCGGCACGGCAAGGATCTGACATGGGGCCAGGTCCTGCTCGCCGCGAACACCCCGATGTTGCTGAGAGCGGCCATGGTGGAGGGCCGCACCGACCTCGGGGTGATGGCTTCGGGCCAGGTGGCAGGGGTGATCGAGGACCTGCCGAGCTGCGCGGAGCTGGTGGACCGGGTGATGGAGGAGGCGGCCCAGGTGCTGGGCGCGCTCGGCCGGACCTGCGGACCTCCGGCTCCCGGATGA
- a CDS encoding acetyl-CoA C-acetyltransferase, whose protein sequence is MAEAYIVEAVRTPVGRRRGGLAAVHPADLGAHVLTALVARSGMDPAAVEDVVFGCLDTVGPQAGDIARTCWLAAGLPEEVPGVTVDRQCGSSQQAVHFAAQAVLSGTQDLVVAGGVQNMSQIPIAFASRQAGEPLGLTEGPFHGSKGWRERYGDAPVNQFHGAELIARHWGVSRGDMEEYALRSHQRALRAIDTGRFERETVPYGEVSVDEGPRRDTSLEKMAALRPVVDGGTITAACSSQVSDGAAAMLLASERAVRAHGLTPRARVHHLSVRGEDPIRMLSAPIPATAHALGRSGLSIDDIDLVEINEAFAPVVLAWLKETGADPARVNVNGGAIALGHPLGATGVRLMTTLLHELERTGGRYGLQTMCEGGGQANVTIIERL, encoded by the coding sequence ATGGCCGAGGCCTACATCGTCGAAGCGGTCCGCACCCCGGTGGGGCGGCGCAGGGGAGGCCTCGCGGCCGTGCACCCCGCCGACCTGGGCGCACATGTCCTCACGGCCCTGGTCGCCCGCTCGGGGATGGACCCGGCAGCCGTGGAGGACGTGGTCTTCGGCTGCCTGGACACGGTCGGCCCGCAGGCCGGGGATATCGCCCGCACCTGCTGGCTGGCGGCCGGCCTGCCGGAGGAGGTGCCCGGTGTGACCGTCGACCGCCAGTGCGGCTCATCCCAGCAGGCCGTGCACTTCGCCGCCCAGGCGGTGCTGTCAGGGACGCAGGACCTGGTGGTCGCGGGCGGGGTGCAGAACATGTCGCAGATACCGATCGCCTTCGCCTCCCGCCAGGCCGGGGAACCGCTGGGCCTCACGGAAGGTCCCTTCCACGGCTCGAAGGGCTGGCGGGAACGCTACGGCGACGCGCCCGTCAACCAGTTCCACGGCGCCGAACTCATCGCACGTCACTGGGGTGTCTCGCGCGGCGACATGGAGGAGTACGCCCTGCGCTCCCACCAGCGCGCGCTCCGCGCGATCGACACGGGCCGCTTCGAGCGCGAGACGGTCCCGTACGGCGAGGTGAGCGTGGACGAGGGCCCCCGGCGTGACACCTCGCTGGAGAAGATGGCCGCCCTCCGGCCCGTGGTGGACGGCGGCACCATCACCGCCGCCTGCTCCTCCCAGGTCTCGGACGGTGCGGCGGCGATGCTGCTCGCGAGTGAGCGGGCGGTACGCGCACACGGACTGACCCCGCGAGCCCGGGTCCACCATCTCTCCGTACGCGGGGAGGACCCCATCCGCATGCTCTCGGCACCGATCCCGGCGACCGCCCACGCGCTCGGCAGGTCAGGACTGTCCATCGACGACATCGACCTCGTGGAGATCAACGAGGCCTTCGCCCCCGTTGTGCTCGCTTGGCTCAAAGAGACCGGAGCAGATCCGGCCCGTGTCAACGTCAACGGCGGGGCCATCGCGCTCGGGCATCCGCTGGGTGCGACAGGGGTCAGGCTGATGACGACGCTGCTGCACGAGTTGGAGCGCACGGGCGGTAGGTATGGGCTCCAGACCATGTGCGAGGGCGGTGGCCAGGCGAATGTGACGATCATCGAGCGGCTGTGA
- a CDS encoding DEAD/DEAH box helicase — protein MTRTERPGAGQARRGPSQSRGRAAARTSGKPSARTSPKSSARGTLPTGEFTLPETVTPALPPVQAFGDLDMPAALLKTLAAQGVTAPFPIQAATLPNSLAGRDLLGRGRTGSGKTLSFGLALLARTAGRRAEPGAPLALVLVPTRELAQQVTDALTPYATAVNLRLTTVVGGMSITKQAGSLRRGAEVLVATPGRLKDLIERGDCRLDQVAITVLDEADQMADMGFLPQVTALLKQVEPGGQRMLFSATLDRNIDRLVKQFLSDPVVHSVDPSAGAVTTMDHHVLYIADETDKKAVTTRIAARDGRVILFLDTKRSVDRLVKRLLASGVRAAGLHGGRSQPQRNRTLDHFKSGHVTALVATNVAARGIHVDDLDLVVNVDPPTDHKDYLHRGGRTARAGESGSVVTLVLPEQKREMTRLMADAGISPRTARVKSSDEELARLTGAREPSGVAVTIDVPQPPQQPSAESTRPKRRRARSGGARGQSAGSTQGSGSTRGQGNGGTRAQAGSGQAGRGQGSGSSRAQAGGGQSGRGRPGRADGAHAQGRSRASGTTRSGGAGGGGGRRPAAR, from the coding sequence ATGACTCGTACCGAACGCCCCGGTGCCGGCCAGGCACGCAGGGGCCCGTCGCAATCCCGTGGCAGGGCAGCCGCGAGGACTTCCGGGAAGCCGTCCGCGAGGACCTCCCCGAAATCCTCCGCACGTGGCACCCTGCCCACCGGGGAGTTCACCCTCCCCGAGACCGTCACCCCCGCGCTGCCCCCCGTCCAGGCGTTCGGTGACCTCGACATGCCGGCGGCCCTGCTGAAGACGCTTGCCGCCCAGGGCGTGACCGCCCCGTTCCCCATCCAGGCGGCAACCCTGCCGAACTCCCTCGCCGGCCGCGACCTCCTCGGCCGTGGGCGGACCGGATCAGGCAAGACCCTCTCCTTCGGCCTGGCACTGCTCGCGCGCACCGCCGGCCGGCGTGCCGAGCCCGGCGCGCCGCTCGCTCTGGTGCTCGTGCCCACACGTGAACTCGCCCAGCAGGTCACCGACGCCCTCACGCCGTACGCGACCGCCGTCAATCTGCGGCTGACGACGGTGGTCGGCGGTATGTCGATCACCAAGCAGGCGGGCTCGCTGCGCAGGGGCGCCGAGGTGCTGGTGGCCACCCCCGGGCGGCTGAAGGACCTCATCGAGCGCGGCGACTGCCGACTGGACCAGGTCGCGATCACCGTGTTGGACGAGGCCGACCAGATGGCCGACATGGGCTTCCTGCCGCAGGTCACCGCGCTGCTGAAGCAGGTCGAACCGGGCGGTCAGCGGATGCTGTTCTCGGCCACCCTGGACCGCAACATCGACCGGCTGGTCAAGCAGTTCCTCAGCGACCCCGTGGTGCACTCGGTGGATCCGTCAGCGGGCGCGGTCACCACCATGGACCACCACGTCCTGTACATCGCCGACGAGACGGACAAGAAGGCGGTCACCACGCGCATAGCCGCTCGTGACGGCCGGGTCATCCTCTTCCTGGACACCAAGCGGTCCGTGGACCGGCTGGTGAAGCGGCTGCTCGCCAGCGGAGTACGCGCGGCCGGCTTGCACGGGGGCCGCTCGCAGCCGCAGCGCAACCGCACCCTCGACCATTTCAAGAGCGGTCATGTCACGGCACTGGTCGCGACCAACGTGGCGGCCCGCGGCATCCACGTGGACGACCTCGACCTCGTCGTGAACGTCGACCCGCCGACCGACCACAAGGACTACCTGCACCGGGGCGGGCGCACCGCCCGCGCCGGTGAGTCGGGCAGCGTCGTGACGCTGGTGCTTCCGGAGCAGAAGCGGGAGATGACCCGGCTGATGGCGGACGCCGGGATCAGCCCGCGGACCGCCAGGGTGAAGTCCAGTGACGAGGAACTCGCGCGGCTGACCGGCGCCCGCGAGCCGTCCGGTGTCGCGGTCACCATCGACGTACCGCAGCCGCCCCAGCAGCCGTCGGCCGAGTCGACCCGGCCGAAGCGCAGGCGCGCCCGGAGCGGCGGCGCCCGTGGCCAGTCGGCGGGGAGCACTCAGGGGAGCGGCTCCACCCGTGGCCAGGGGAATGGCGGCACCCGCGCCCAGGCGGGCAGCGGTCAGGCGGGCCGTGGCCAGGGGAGTGGTTCCAGCCGCGCCCAGGCCGGCGGCGGTCAGTCCGGGCGCGGCCGTCCGGGGCGCGCCGACGGCGCTCACGCCCAGGGCCGGAGCCGCGCGTCCGGCACCACCCGGAGCGGTGGCGCCGGCGGAGGCGGCGGCAGGCGGCCCGCGGCCAGGTGA